Genomic DNA from Mesorhizobium sp. 131-2-1:
GGCGCCAATGCGCGGCTCGCGGCGACCGATGTCGAAGCCTTCGCAGCCACCTGGAAGAGCCCGGGCATCCTGCTCACGCAGCTCGAGATCCCAGTCGAGACGGCGGCCCGCGCGCTTGCCCTCGGCAAGGCGCGGGGATTGACGACAATCCTTAATCCTGCACCTGGCCGCGCCCTGCCGAAGGAGATCCTTGCCGACGTTGACATCCTAACGCCGAACCAGTCCGAAGCGCGCATCCTGCTGGGGCTCGAAGCGGACAATCGGCAGGCCGACGCCGAAATAGCGGCAAGACTACGCGGTCTCGGCGTGGGGTACGTCGTAATGACACTGGGCGCGGATGGTGCCCTGATTGCCGGTCCTGACGGAATAATCAATATCGCGAGCTATCCGGTCAACGTCGTCGACACCACCGGGGCCGGGGATGCATTCAATGGGGCACTCGCTGCAGGGCTGGCCAGTGGATTGACCCTCGCTGAGGCCGTTCGCCGCGGCACTGCGGCGGGCGCCCTCGCAGTCACGAAAAAGCTCGTGGTTCCGGCATTGCCCGAGGAGAGTCAGATTTCACAACTGATGAAAGATCGGACCGCCTGCGCATGAAGATCAAGGTTGCTTTCCTTCCCACCAGTCCCCTGGCTATTGCCGGAGACGTATGCATTGTCGTGGATGTGATCCGCGCCACGACAGCTCTCGTCGGACTTTTCGACGCCGGCAGCAATCGTGTGTTTGTCGGAGGGTTTCGCTCGGACGTCGCTAAAGCGCGCGCCGCCGTGGGTGAGAATGGCGTTATTTGCGCGGAGTTGGATGATGGATCAACGCCCCTCGGATTTGATCATGAGCCCTCGCCGTCCCTCCTATCGCGACTCGATCTGTCGGGGCGCTCCGCGATGCTGGCAACGGCAAATGGCACGCCAGCCATTCTCGCGGCAGTTCGCGAAGGCGCTGCCTTGATACTGATTGGTTCGCTGCGAA
This window encodes:
- a CDS encoding ribokinase, with translation MMPTCEVYVVGSYGVAFWIVGDVPAPGETRLGSGFAFGNGGKGSNQAIGAARLGARCKLLAGVGADKFGDEALELWRAEGVDCSAVRQMGETPTMAGIIILDAAGENRIITDPGANARLAATDVEAFAATWKSPGILLTQLEIPVETAARALALGKARGLTTILNPAPGRALPKEILADVDILTPNQSEARILLGLEADNRQADAEIAARLRGLGVGYVVMTLGADGALIAGPDGIINIASYPVNVVDTTGAGDAFNGALAAGLASGLTLAEAVRRGTAAGALAVTKKLVVPALPEESQISQLMKDRTACA